The Echinicola rosea genome has a segment encoding these proteins:
- the panD gene encoding aspartate 1-decarboxylase → MQIQLLKSKIHRVKITQAELHYVGSITIDEDLMDAANMIENEKVQIVNINNGERLETYVIKGERGSGMVCLNGPAARKAQVGDVVIIISYASMDFEEAKQYKPVVIFPDDSNKLI, encoded by the coding sequence ATGCAAATTCAGTTATTGAAATCAAAGATTCACAGGGTCAAGATTACACAAGCAGAACTTCATTATGTGGGAAGTATCACCATTGATGAGGATTTGATGGACGCTGCTAATATGATTGAAAACGAAAAAGTACAGATCGTCAATATCAACAATGGTGAGCGACTGGAGACTTATGTGATCAAGGGTGAGCGTGGCAGCGGAATGGTCTGCCTGAATGGACCTGCGGCCAGAAAAGCACAAGTAGGTGATGTAGTGATCATTATTTCGTATGCTTCCATGGATTTTGAAGAGGCCAAGCAGTATAAACCAGTGGTCATATTTCCGGACGACTCAAATAAATTGATCTGA
- a CDS encoding lysylphosphatidylglycerol synthase transmembrane domain-containing protein has protein sequence MKLSVKQWIQVAISLVVAIWIFWFLYKDVKMESLLEALQQASLFWICMSIGVSILGFGVRAWRWKLLIDADLEERLPTSRAFWGLMIGYLVNMLVPRAGEVARCGVLKKTENLPVSKLLGTVILERSVDLLFMLGAIFLAFILEREVFVGLAQELVSLEAIGAGLQEYMPLLIGGVILLAIIFYWVSNRYRDHGLVKKFHHFMRELIGGLKSVQRMKNRLGFWLASVGIWIIYFLMMYFIAMAMPSTANLSPSAVLMVMVMGSIGMVAPVQGGIGTFHALVAFILMTYGLTEEEGKIFAVIVHSSQVLIVLVAGVISLLVVAKISVTAKPHVEHLRNN, from the coding sequence TTGAAACTTAGTGTAAAGCAATGGATCCAAGTGGCCATATCCTTAGTGGTGGCTATTTGGATTTTTTGGTTCTTATATAAAGATGTAAAAATGGAAAGCCTGTTGGAAGCACTTCAGCAGGCTTCACTGTTTTGGATCTGCATGTCCATTGGTGTCTCGATCTTGGGATTTGGCGTAAGAGCATGGCGATGGAAGTTGCTCATAGATGCAGATCTGGAAGAGAGGCTGCCTACTTCAAGGGCTTTCTGGGGCCTTATGATCGGCTATTTGGTCAATATGCTTGTGCCTCGAGCAGGAGAAGTAGCCCGCTGCGGAGTGCTTAAGAAGACCGAGAATCTTCCGGTCAGCAAATTGCTCGGTACCGTGATTTTGGAGCGATCAGTGGACCTGCTGTTTATGTTGGGGGCTATTTTTTTGGCATTTATCCTCGAACGTGAAGTTTTTGTGGGATTGGCACAGGAACTGGTTTCCCTTGAAGCCATTGGGGCTGGCTTGCAGGAATATATGCCCTTGCTGATCGGTGGAGTGATTTTGTTGGCGATTATATTTTATTGGGTTTCCAATCGCTATCGTGATCACGGATTGGTCAAGAAATTTCATCACTTTATGAGAGAGCTCATTGGAGGGCTTAAGAGTGTACAGCGTATGAAAAACCGCTTGGGTTTCTGGCTTGCATCTGTAGGCATATGGATAATATATTTTCTGATGATGTATTTCATTGCCATGGCCATGCCCAGTACTGCCAATTTGTCTCCTTCGGCGGTATTGATGGTTATGGTAATGGGGAGTATAGGCATGGTGGCACCTGTCCAAGGGGGAATAGGGACCTTCCATGCCCTAGTGGCTTTTATTTTAATGACATATGGGCTGACTGAGGAAGAGGGCAAAATATTTGCGGTGATCGTCCATAGTTCGCAAGTGCTGATCGTGTTGGTGGCAGGAGTGATCAGCCTCTTAGTAGTGGCAAAAATTTCCGTTACAGCAAAACCACATGTAGAACATTTGCGTAATAATTAA
- a CDS encoding zinc metallopeptidase encodes MLLILIVVVFGIMGFVISQKLKSKFKKYSQTALEANLSGKEIAELMLADHGIHHVTVNCVEGKLTDHYNPQNKTVNLSPDVYYGRNAAATAVSAHECGHAVQHAQSYAWLGLRSAMVPIQNVSGKILNFVLIASLFGGLALFGLPLEAVGVIVVGSYGVITLFTLVTLPVEFDASRRALAWVKERNIVTPSEYEMSKDSLKWAAMTYVVAALASLATLAYYAMIFFGGRD; translated from the coding sequence ATGTTACTGATTCTAATTGTAGTTGTATTTGGGATTATGGGCTTTGTCATCAGTCAAAAGCTCAAGAGTAAATTCAAGAAATATTCCCAAACGGCCTTGGAGGCCAATTTATCCGGTAAGGAAATAGCGGAATTAATGCTGGCTGATCACGGGATACATCATGTGACGGTGAATTGTGTGGAGGGGAAGCTTACTGACCACTATAATCCACAAAACAAAACGGTAAACCTCAGTCCTGATGTTTACTATGGAAGGAATGCCGCAGCGACTGCAGTGTCAGCCCACGAATGTGGCCACGCCGTGCAGCATGCCCAGTCTTATGCTTGGCTGGGATTACGATCAGCGATGGTGCCGATTCAGAATGTCAGCGGTAAAATCCTTAATTTCGTACTGATCGCTTCGCTATTTGGTGGCTTGGCACTTTTTGGCTTGCCGTTGGAAGCTGTAGGGGTGATTGTGGTAGGCTCATATGGCGTGATTACGCTATTTACGTTGGTGACCCTGCCTGTAGAGTTTGACGCCAGTAGAAGGGCCTTGGCTTGGGTGAAGGAGAGAAATATAGTCACGCCTTCAGAATATGAAATGTCCAAAGATTCCTTGAAATGGGCCGCGATGACTTATGTGGTAGCCGCGCTAGCTTCTTTAGCGACATTGGCATATTATGCGATGATCTTTTTTGGTGGAAGAGACTAA
- the dusB gene encoding tRNA dihydrouridine synthase DusB: MVKIGNLALGEFPLLLAPMEDVSDPPFRAVCKENGADLMYTEFISSEGLIRDAAKSVQKLDIFEYERPIGIQIFGNEIDSMREAAAIAEQAGPDILDINYGCPVNKVACKGAGAGILLDIDKMVSMTAEIVKAVNIPVTVKTRLGWDNNTIRIVEVVERLQDVGIQAISVHARTRKQMYKGEADWTYLAKIKENQRIHIPLFGNGDIDSPERALEYRNRFGVDGMMIGRAAIGYPWIFNEIKHYFETGEKLAAPGLEERISIAKKHLDFSVKWKGEKLGILEMRRHYTNYFRGMPNFKPYRTKMVTADSYAEVSSLLDQVSVDFADYQFVNQG, from the coding sequence GTGGTAAAAATAGGAAACTTAGCCTTAGGGGAATTTCCCTTACTCTTGGCACCGATGGAAGATGTCAGCGACCCACCGTTCAGAGCGGTGTGTAAGGAAAATGGAGCGGATTTGATGTACACGGAGTTTATCAGTTCTGAAGGACTGATCAGGGATGCGGCAAAAAGTGTCCAAAAACTGGATATTTTTGAATATGAACGCCCTATCGGGATCCAGATCTTCGGAAATGAAATCGACTCCATGCGGGAAGCGGCGGCCATCGCCGAACAGGCCGGACCGGACATTCTGGACATCAACTACGGCTGCCCTGTCAACAAAGTAGCCTGTAAAGGTGCTGGTGCCGGCATTTTGCTCGACATCGATAAAATGGTGAGCATGACTGCAGAGATCGTCAAGGCTGTCAATATCCCCGTTACCGTTAAGACCCGACTGGGATGGGACAATAACACCATCCGGATCGTAGAAGTCGTGGAAAGGCTTCAGGATGTGGGAATCCAGGCCATCAGCGTACATGCCCGTACCAGAAAGCAAATGTATAAAGGTGAAGCTGACTGGACATACCTGGCCAAGATCAAGGAAAACCAACGAATCCACATTCCATTGTTTGGCAATGGCGACATCGACAGTCCTGAGAGGGCGCTGGAATACCGCAACCGCTTTGGCGTGGACGGCATGATGATCGGCCGTGCGGCGATCGGCTATCCATGGATTTTCAATGAAATAAAGCATTACTTTGAAACCGGGGAAAAACTTGCTGCCCCAGGCTTGGAAGAACGGATCAGTATTGCTAAAAAACACTTGGACTTTTCTGTCAAATGGAAAGGCGAAAAACTCGGCATCTTGGAAATGAGAAGGCATTATACCAATTACTTCCGTGGCATGCCCAATTTCAAGCCTTACCGCACCAAAATGGTCACCGCAGACAGTTATGCCGAAGTATCTTCACTCCTAGATCAAGTCTCCGTGGATTTTGCTGACTATCAGTTTGTCAATCAAGGCTAA